Within Massilia litorea, the genomic segment CTGTACACCGGCGCCAACCAGCATCATGGCGACGGCAAGAACAAGGACTTCTCGCTCTCTTACGGCGCCGGCAACGACAAAGCCTCGCTCATGTTCGGCCTGTCGCACACCGAGCAGGGCGTGGTCTGGCCATCGTCGCGTGAAATCACCTCCACCTCCTACGGTCCGGCACACCCGACCGCAGGCCTGGGTGGCGGCCCATGGGGCCGTATCACCGCCGTCGACGCGTTCGGCGGTTCCCTCACCGATCCGGCCAAGGGCGGCTTCAACAAGACCCTGAACCACACCGGCACCTACGACGGCGTGGGCACCGGCGCCAATTCGCGCGACCCGAACAGCTACCACAACTACGTGGGCGCCAGCGCGGACAAGTACAATTCGACGCAAGACATGATGTTCGTCATGCCGAACAAGCTCGATACGCTGTTCGTCAAGGGCGAAGTCAACCTGCCGCTGGACATGAAGTTCAGCAGCACCGCGATGTACTCGCAGCGCAAATCGACCGCGCAGATTGCCGGTTACCCGCTGCAGTCGACCACCCAGTCGACCTTCCCGGTCTACATCGACCAGGACAGCTACTTCAACCCGTACGGCAACCAGGTGGCCGGCGCCGGTAATGGCCAGGACCTGTTCTTCGCCCGCCGCACGATCGAAGTGCCACGCGTGACCGAAAACGAAAACCGCACCCTGCACGTCGACGGCACCCTCGAAGGCAACTTCAACGTGCGCGACATGGCATGGAACTGGAGCGCCGGCTGGAACCACAGCAAGGTCACCGGTTCGACCCTGGGCACCGGCAACCTGAACCTGCCGAACCTGAAGCGCGCCCTCGGCCCATCGTTCTTGAATGCCTCCGGCGTCGTCCAGTGCGGCACCCCGGGCGCGCCGATCGGCCTGACCGAGTGCACCCCGTTCGACATCCTGGGCGGCCCATCGGCCTCGACCCCGGAAGCGCTGGCCTACGTCATGTCGACCGGCCAGGCGACCTATGGCAGCTCGGTCACCAGCTTCACCGCCGACATCGGCGGCGAAGTCTTCAAGCTGCCGGCCGGCGCAATCGGCTTCGCGGCCGGCGTCGAGCGCCGTGAAGTGAAGGGCTACGACCGTCCGGGCCAGTTCGAGCAATCGGGCTACTCGACCGACCTGGCGGGCAACCCGACCGTCGGCCGCTACACCGTCAAGGAAGCCTACGCCGAACTGAACGTGCCGGTCCTGAAGGGCCAGCCGTTCGCAGAACTGCTGAGCTTCAACCTGGCGTCGCGCTACTCGGACTACAGCAACTTCGGCAACACCACCAACAGCAAGATCAGCTTCATGTACAAGCCGGTCAAGGACCTGCTGACCCGTGGTACCTGGGCTGAAGGCTTCCGTGCACCTGCCCTGGGCGACACCTTCGGTGGCGGCCAGCAGTCGTTCGACACCTTCCTCGATCCGTGCGACACCCGCTTCGGCGAAGCCGCGCGCGATCCGGCCGTCCAGGCGCGCTGCGTTGCCATGGGCACCAACGCGACCTATCGCCAGCTCGACCAGTCGGGTACCCCGATCAGCAGCACCGGTGGCACCCAAGGCCTGACCGCCTTCAACTCGGGCGCAGGCAACACCTTCCTGCAGCCTGAAACCGCGGTTACCAAGACCCTTGGCTTCGTCTACAGCCCGTCGTTCCTGCCAGGTTTCTCCGGCTCGCTCGACTGGTACAACATCAAGGTCAAGAACCGTATCACCGGCATTTCCGCCGAATACGTGGCCAACGAGTGCTATATCAACGGTTCGGCTGACTTCTGCAGCGTGATCAAGCGTGACCCGGCCACCGGCCAGGTCAATGCCCTGTCGCACGGCAACGCCAACCTGGGCGAAATGGAAACCGAAGGCTTCGACATCGCCCTGTCCTACCGCCTGCCGCGTACCCAGTACGGCCAGTTCTCGGTCCGTAACGAGACCTCGTACGTCGACACCTTCCGTACCCGTACCGGTGCCGACAGCCAGTGGAACAACTACGCCGGCGAGTACCTGTACAACCGCGTGAAGTCGAACACCACCCTGGACTGGAACCTGGGCAACTGGAGCGCGACCTGGGGCATGCGTTACTACAGCCCGGTCAAGGACCAGTGCTGGGACGTGGACGTCGAGTGCAACCTGCCGAACGCCCAAACCACCTGGGGTACCGGTGCCAACAAGCTCGGTTCGCTGGTGTACCACGACCTGAGCGTCGGCTACAAGACCTCGTGGAACGGCCGCATTCTGGTGGGCGTGAACAACGTCTTCGGCAAAGAGCCGCGCATCACGTACAACACCCAGGCCTCGGCTGCCTCGGTGGATGCGGACCAGCCAATCGACCGCTTCTTCTACGTCCGTTACAACCAGTCGTTCTGATGCACGCCTGATCGCAGATGCCGGCCATGCCGGCATGCGGTGCCCGCTTCGGCGGGCATTTTTTATTGTATTTCCGCTTTTCCCGCGTCCCCGCGCCGCCTGCCGCGGCCCTCCAAGCCAATGTGTTTCCTTACAACATTGTGACTCCGTAACGACACATATTCACAATAGTTGTTTTCTTATAACGCGCGCTCGTTGACACCGAAGTTGCCAAATGATGTTATGGCAAAGGTGAAAAGAAGGAACTTCTTTTCACAGAGAACCCATCAGGATGTACCGGACTTCCGCTCGGATTTCCGGGGCCCAATCTATTAAATAGGACATCATGTTTAAAGAAAAAGTTATGGCGCAATCGCTGCGCCTGATGTTTTCCAGCGGTGTCGCGCTCGGCCTGGGCGTCGCCGCCCTGCCGGCAATGGCGCAAGAGCAACCGGAACAACCAGCCATGCAGCGCGTCGAGGTGACGGGTTCCTCGATCAAGCGCATCGCCGCCGAAGGAGCGTTGCCGGTCACGACCGTCACCGCCGAAGCCATCCGCGCATCTGGCGTTACCTCGATGGCCGACCTGGTGCAGCGCATGTCGACGGTGCAGGGCTCGACCGGCGAATCGGCTTCGGTCGGCGGCCAGACCTTCGGCTTCTCGGGCATCTCGATCCACAATGTCGGTGAAACCCGTACCCTCGTCCTGCTCAACGGCAAACGCCTCGCGCAGTTCGGCGGCCAGACCCTCACCGGCTTCGCCGCCGGCTTCGACCTGAACTCGATCCCGCTGTCGGCCATCGACCGTGTCGAACTGCTGACCGACGGCGCTTCCGCGCTGTACGGCGCCGACGCCATCGCCGGCGTCGTCAACTTCATCACCAAGCGCGACCGTACCGATGCCGACATCACGGTCGGCTACTCGCATCCCAAGGACGGCGCCCGTGAACGCCGCTTCAGTCTGACCAAGGGCTTCGGTTCGCTCGACGAGGACGGCTGGAACGTGATGCTGACCTTCGGCCACGACGAGCGCACCAAGCTCACTTCGGGCAGCCGTTCGTTCGCCAACACCGGCGAGCGTACCTTCTCGGCCAACGGCAAGCAGTATCGCATCCAGCAATTCTCGGCCAGCCCGATCCCGGCCAACGTCCTGAACGACCGCGGCGAGCTGATCAGCCCGGCACTGCGCACCAGCGGCAGCTGCCCGACCAAGACCTTCCGCGTTACCCAGCCCTACACCATCGACGGCGAGAACTTCGTCGACGACTACTGCGGCTACGACTTCGTCAAGGATCTGGAGATTTTCCCGGAACGCAAGCGCGACAGCCTGATGCTGTCCGGAACGACCAAGGCCTTCGGCCAGGAACTGTATGCCGACGTGCTGCTCTCGCAAACCAAGCAAAGCTCGCGCATCGCGCCGGTGCCGGGGCAGGTCTCGATCGATGCCGGTACGGCCCTGCACAACCAGTACCTGGTGCCGCTCGGCATTACCGGCGACACCGTCGCCTTCTACCGCCTGTTCGACCTGGGCCAGCGTACGTCGAACGACATCGCCCAGTTCGCCAGCGCCGTGTTCGGCTCGCGCGGCAGCTTCGCCGGCTGGGATTACGATGCGTCGTACAACTTCTCAAAGAGCAAGGTGCGCGGCGACATCTCCGGTTATCCGGGCGCCCTTGCCGTCAGCAACCTGACCAGCAGCGGCCTGCTCGATCCCTTCGTCGGACCGGGCCAGCAAAGCGCTGCCGCGCAACAGGCGATCAGCGCGACTGCCTATAACGGCTATTGGGATGGCGGTGTGTCCGAGCTGAATTCGGTCGCGCTGACCGGCTCGCGCTCGCTGATGCAACTGGCGGGCGGCGCCATGATGCTGGGCGTCGGCGTCAACTTCAACCGCGAGGAGTTCTCCTCGAAGCCGAGCCTGTTCGCCCAGGGCGCACTGGCCGATCCGGTGGCCGGCACCCTGTGCGGCGGCGCCGCAGGCCTCGAGTGCGACCAGCGTTTCGGCGATGCCGCCAGCTCCCTGCCGTACACCGCGAAGCGCAATTCGAAAGGCGTGTTCGCCGAATTGGTGATGCCTGTCATCAAGAACCTGGAACTGGGTGCCGCGGCACGCTACGACCACTACTCGGACTTCGGCAGCGCCCTCACCGGCAAGGCCAGCTTCAAGTGGTCGCCAACGACGAACTTCCTGGTGCGCGGTTCGGTCGGCAACGGCTTCCACGCACCGACGGTCCCGCAGGTCAATGCCGCGCTCCAGAGCTTTGGCGTGACCAGCGAGAACTACACCTGCTCGCCGGAACTGCAGCAGGTGGCAGCGGCTAACGGCGCGCTCTGCCGTCCAGGCAGCGCCCAGTACGACCAGCTGGCCGGCGGCAACCAGACCCTGAAGCCTGAAAAATCGCGCCAGGCCACCCTGGGCTTCCGCTACGAGCCGTTCCGCGCGCTCAGCCTCGGCGCCGACATCTGGACGGTTGCGATCCGTGATACCTTCGGCCAGCTGAGCGAGCAGGTGGTCTTTGCGAACCCGCTGCAGTTCCCGAACTCGTGGGGCTCGCAGGTGGACATCGCCACCGGCCGCAACT encodes:
- a CDS encoding TonB-dependent receptor domain-containing protein, yielding MFKEKVMAQSLRLMFSSGVALGLGVAALPAMAQEQPEQPAMQRVEVTGSSIKRIAAEGALPVTTVTAEAIRASGVTSMADLVQRMSTVQGSTGESASVGGQTFGFSGISIHNVGETRTLVLLNGKRLAQFGGQTLTGFAAGFDLNSIPLSAIDRVELLTDGASALYGADAIAGVVNFITKRDRTDADITVGYSHPKDGARERRFSLTKGFGSLDEDGWNVMLTFGHDERTKLTSGSRSFANTGERTFSANGKQYRIQQFSASPIPANVLNDRGELISPALRTSGSCPTKTFRVTQPYTIDGENFVDDYCGYDFVKDLEIFPERKRDSLMLSGTTKAFGQELYADVLLSQTKQSSRIAPVPGQVSIDAGTALHNQYLVPLGITGDTVAFYRLFDLGQRTSNDIAQFASAVFGSRGSFAGWDYDASYNFSKSKVRGDISGYPGALAVSNLTSSGLLDPFVGPGQQSAAAQQAISATAYNGYWDGGVSELNSVALTGSRSLMQLAGGAMMLGVGVNFNREEFSSKPSLFAQGALADPVAGTLCGGAAGLECDQRFGDAASSLPYTAKRNSKGVFAELVMPVIKNLELGAAARYDHYSDFGSALTGKASFKWSPTTNFLVRGSVGNGFHAPTVPQVNAALQSFGVTSENYTCSPELQQVAAANGALCRPGSAQYDQLAGGNQTLKPEKSRQATLGFRYEPFRALSLGADIWTVAIRDTFGQLSEQVVFANPLQFPNSWGSQVDIATGRNYLAFKADNQNLGKSYATGIDWDITGRYRTPWGALTSQLNISQMLREKGQLEQNGEYFSAIANFAELGTVTFRNRGTWRNTLKTGNFSTTLSANFKSGYRDQETLVDVLDAGGNVTGQEEVRYKVKSFATFDLQTVWTPNATWSVTAGVLNLADKEPPFVPSTSGANRGQQFGYDDRYYDARGRTAYINASYRF
- a CDS encoding TonB-dependent receptor domain-containing protein — encoded protein: MIETILSRSIRVICLSGLAVGMQSAFAQDAAPASASMQRVEVTGSRIRQVDLETAQPVQVMTQQQIQATGLVTVGDILNNLSSAGSPDFSKGGSLTSNRENGGQYINLRNLGSNRLLVLVNGKRWTQTVDGFTDMSTVPASMIERIEVLKDGASSIYGSDAIAGVVNIILKKSMEGGQLSLYTGANQHHGDGKNKDFSLSYGAGNDKASLMFGLSHTEQGVVWPSSREITSTSYGPAHPTAGLGGGPWGRITAVDAFGGSLTDPAKGGFNKTLNHTGTYDGVGTGANSRDPNSYHNYVGASADKYNSTQDMMFVMPNKLDTLFVKGEVNLPLDMKFSSTAMYSQRKSTAQIAGYPLQSTTQSTFPVYIDQDSYFNPYGNQVAGAGNGQDLFFARRTIEVPRVTENENRTLHVDGTLEGNFNVRDMAWNWSAGWNHSKVTGSTLGTGNLNLPNLKRALGPSFLNASGVVQCGTPGAPIGLTECTPFDILGGPSASTPEALAYVMSTGQATYGSSVTSFTADIGGEVFKLPAGAIGFAAGVERREVKGYDRPGQFEQSGYSTDLAGNPTVGRYTVKEAYAELNVPVLKGQPFAELLSFNLASRYSDYSNFGNTTNSKISFMYKPVKDLLTRGTWAEGFRAPALGDTFGGGQQSFDTFLDPCDTRFGEAARDPAVQARCVAMGTNATYRQLDQSGTPISSTGGTQGLTAFNSGAGNTFLQPETAVTKTLGFVYSPSFLPGFSGSLDWYNIKVKNRITGISAEYVANECYINGSADFCSVIKRDPATGQVNALSHGNANLGEMETEGFDIALSYRLPRTQYGQFSVRNETSYVDTFRTRTGADSQWNNYAGEYLYNRVKSNTTLDWNLGNWSATWGMRYYSPVKDQCWDVDVECNLPNAQTTWGTGANKLGSLVYHDLSVGYKTSWNGRILVGVNNVFGKEPRITYNTQASAASVDADQPIDRFFYVRYNQSF